A stretch of the Polluticoccus soli genome encodes the following:
- a CDS encoding tetratricopeptide repeat protein codes for MYCKPIRFITFFAILLFTVQAVVAKSFRPETFQESYSKAASDSERIYHLGKLAGYYYAIREDAIADSIVEKQIMLAEETRNKNLITATHFNNPRYILLGTVTRNSQNIVTREASATTLEYIERALSYARANRDDEHIVQGYTLLSLFYLREGEFEKAMKYANHSYSTAIITNNDSLKATSALWLGCVYKNQKNILMAYKHYSYAFDIANETRHPVLLPLVYHYFADLYAKMGKKEEAIDYLFKSIELNKFNHNNRGLVDDYLAMGIFNDYAIGLEYLDKAEALAESIGDLFGVMEARKFRFSYKLLQGNVNEPLRYVADNPALKHVWEKTGPNYFDWIMAEVYYYGGKPELAYPFFKTAMPSLDQRYNIHIKQRFFGELASYYRDIDSIPQAIAMYEKTLGICYTTSSTNYLMSTLNDLSQLYYLKRDYKTAYDYKQKYMNFRDSVNAIAKEEDLAVLEIDNLNKKRQKDAELQAQDETRRHNIQYMVITLSIAAIFTVLIFLGFFPVSRIMIRILGFFAFILFFEFVILIADHKIHDMMHGEPLKIWLVKIVLLSMLLPLHHVLEEKMVHFLNSKKLVRWRHRFSARKMALAVISSLKHHEENGAVAEPHSSESK; via the coding sequence ATGTATTGCAAGCCTATTCGTTTTATTACCTTTTTTGCCATCCTGCTATTCACTGTTCAGGCAGTTGTTGCCAAAAGCTTTCGTCCCGAAACTTTCCAGGAAAGCTACAGTAAAGCCGCTTCAGATTCCGAACGCATCTATCACCTTGGTAAGCTGGCAGGCTATTATTACGCCATCCGTGAAGATGCAATAGCCGACAGCATCGTTGAAAAACAGATCATGCTGGCTGAAGAGACAAGGAACAAGAATTTGATAACGGCTACTCATTTTAATAATCCACGGTATATACTTCTGGGCACGGTAACGCGTAACAGTCAAAATATTGTTACCAGGGAAGCATCGGCAACTACACTAGAATACATAGAACGAGCATTATCCTACGCCAGGGCCAATAGAGATGATGAGCACATAGTTCAGGGCTATACGCTACTTTCATTGTTTTACCTGCGAGAAGGTGAATTTGAAAAAGCGATGAAGTATGCCAACCATTCATATAGTACTGCCATTATCACCAACAACGATTCTTTAAAAGCTACGAGCGCTCTATGGTTAGGTTGTGTTTACAAAAACCAGAAGAACATTCTCATGGCGTACAAACACTATTCTTACGCCTTCGATATAGCCAATGAAACCCGGCATCCGGTACTTCTTCCATTGGTATACCACTATTTTGCTGATCTCTATGCCAAAATGGGCAAAAAAGAAGAGGCTATCGATTACCTGTTCAAAAGCATTGAGTTGAACAAGTTCAATCACAATAACAGGGGACTTGTTGATGATTACCTTGCGATGGGTATATTTAATGACTATGCAATTGGACTTGAGTATCTTGATAAAGCTGAGGCACTGGCAGAGTCCATAGGTGATCTCTTTGGCGTAATGGAAGCGAGAAAATTTCGTTTCTCATACAAATTGCTTCAGGGAAATGTGAATGAACCGTTGAGATACGTAGCTGATAACCCTGCATTGAAGCATGTATGGGAAAAGACCGGCCCCAACTATTTTGATTGGATCATGGCTGAGGTGTACTATTACGGTGGCAAACCGGAATTAGCTTACCCGTTTTTCAAGACAGCCATGCCTTCATTGGATCAGCGATATAACATCCATATCAAACAGCGTTTCTTCGGCGAACTGGCATCTTACTATCGCGATATAGATAGTATACCACAGGCAATAGCGATGTACGAAAAAACATTGGGAATATGCTACACGACGTCCAGCACCAATTACCTGATGAGCACACTGAACGACCTGAGCCAACTTTACTATCTGAAGCGGGATTACAAGACCGCCTACGATTACAAGCAGAAGTACATGAATTTCAGGGATTCAGTTAATGCCATAGCCAAAGAAGAAGACCTTGCCGTTCTTGAGATCGACAACCTGAATAAAAAGCGTCAGAAAGATGCAGAGCTGCAGGCGCAGGATGAGACACGCAGGCACAATATTCAATACATGGTAATAACGTTATCTATAGCGGCAATATTTACGGTGCTCATATTCCTTGGCTTTTTCCCTGTTTCCCGGATAATGATCCGTATTCTGGGTTTTTTTGCTTTTATCCTGTTCTTTGAATTTGTTATCCTGATCGCTGATCATAAGATACACGACATGATGCATGGTGAGCCGTTAAAGATCTGGCTAGTGAAAATAGTATTGCTCTCCATGTTATTACCGTTGCACCATGTGCTGGAGGAAAAGATGGTGCATTTTCTCAATTCCAAAAAACTGGTCAGGTGGCGACACCGATTCTCTGCAAGAAAAATGGCGCTTGCTGTTATCTCCAGTCTCAAACACCATGAAGAAAATGGGGCCGTTGCCGAACCCCATTCTTCTGAATCAAAATAG
- a CDS encoding YgaP family membrane protein, which produces MRDFFRFMAGGAGRWARGIIGFSMLAWGYNYAGGINAPLIIAGLLPLATAVFDLCLLAPLFGYHISGKVIRERLGTAGEPGEA; this is translated from the coding sequence ATGAGAGACTTTTTCAGGTTTATGGCAGGAGGAGCAGGCAGATGGGCCAGGGGTATTATAGGTTTTTCTATGCTGGCGTGGGGGTATAACTATGCCGGCGGTATTAATGCCCCTCTTATCATCGCAGGCCTTCTGCCGTTGGCAACCGCAGTATTTGATCTGTGCTTGTTGGCACCGTTATTTGGTTATCACATTAGCGGTAAAGTGATACGCGAAAGACTAGGAACTGCCGGAGAACCCGGTGAAGCATAA